A genomic stretch from Buchnera aphidicola BCc includes:
- a CDS encoding FlgF — protein MNNIINSIITLDDRNLISKETIINQDYDNIDTEFYKKYAYNIQTNSSDDQITNKKIVDINSDDNSSLQSYSNSSIDEDTETGWFSVFDDDGYEGFLREGHIAINENRELCMNNYTLLNTDEKPIIVPENKKILIKMDGTIVTKEDNNEINYKPIFLGQLKFITLNNNDVISRNESEIFDLSYSGLEKYKNNNLETKSNYVLKNTIRKNDIKKTNNLINTLNVIRSLESDMKINS, from the coding sequence ATGAATAATATAATAAATTCTATAATTACATTAGATGATAGAAATTTAATTAGTAAAGAAACTATAATAAATCAAGATTATGATAATATAGATACAGAATTTTATAAAAAATATGCTTACAACATTCAAACAAATTCTAGTGATGATCAAATAACAAACAAAAAAATAGTAGATATAAATTCAGATGATAATTCATCATTACAATCTTATTCAAATTCTTCAATTGATGAAGACACAGAAACTGGTTGGTTTTCTGTTTTTGATGATGATGGATATGAAGGGTTTTTACGTGAAGGTCATATTGCTATTAATGAAAATCGCGAATTATGTATGAATAATTATACGTTATTAAATACTGATGAAAAACCTATTATAGTTCCTGAAAATAAAAAAATTTTAATTAAAATGGACGGTACAATTGTTACTAAAGAAGATAATAATGAAATAAATTATAAACCAATATTTTTAGGACAATTAAAATTCATCACTTTAAATAATAATGATGTTATATCTCGTAATGAAAGTGAAATTTTTGATTTAAGTTATTCTGGTTTAGAAAAATATAAAAACAACAATTTAGAAACAAAATCTAATTATGTGTTAAAAAATACTATCAGAAAAAATGATATTAAAAAAACAAATAATTTGATAAATACATTAAATGTTATAAGATCACTTGAATCTGATATGAAAATTAATTCATAA
- the rpmF gene encoding 50S ribosomal protein L32 — MAVQKSKPSRAKRGKRRSHDHVIQHALSIDKLSKEIHIRHHITKKGYYKGKKTLLFHLLSK; from the coding sequence ATGGCTGTACAAAAAAGTAAGCCTAGTAGGGCAAAAAGAGGAAAAAGAAGGTCTCATGATCATGTAATTCAGCATGCATTATCAATAGATAAATTATCAAAAGAAATACATATTCGACATCATATAACTAAAAAAGGATATTATAAAGGTAAAAAAACATTATTATTTCATTTATTGTCAAAATAA
- a CDS encoding outer membrane beta-barrel protein: protein MKKFFIVSTLLLSSIFSVAHAESNTVKKKWNFGIQFNSLNPLKSFYNYKILCLKNYKNITKKIISLNPGFFTKYQKNPYLNFELKLNLLENKIKDIKKNTLNAYFSNVEYATNIMYPLKKYLNIYTKIGAKIKANIHNTCLKDIFMIKKYKKFSPLFSIGLELLINKYLHSNIDINLNKHFHKLQLNKISTFTDNVNIGFSWKFNPVKDKIINLFKKSNNKLFLENYESFNKYKNIKDKIFFHPKIFKLSSTSNDFLNVLINKISKIKKDKIYLIITGNMNNQLKKTKKNKIMSFKRALEISKFFVNNGILKKNIIIQGINNIDLKNNIILNKFFTGKNLLNDPYFENQKVNIELKINSK, encoded by the coding sequence ATGAAAAAATTTTTTATAGTCAGTACTTTGCTATTATCTAGTATTTTTTCTGTTGCTCATGCTGAATCAAATACTGTAAAAAAAAAATGGAATTTTGGCATTCAATTTAATTCATTAAATCCTTTAAAATCATTTTATAATTATAAAATTTTATGTTTAAAAAATTATAAAAATATTACAAAAAAAATTATTTCTTTAAATCCTGGTTTTTTTACAAAATATCAGAAAAATCCTTATCTTAATTTTGAATTAAAATTAAATCTTTTAGAAAATAAAATTAAAGATATAAAAAAAAATACATTAAACGCATATTTTTCTAATGTTGAATATGCTACGAATATTATGTATCCTTTAAAAAAATATTTAAATATTTATACAAAAATTGGAGCAAAAATAAAAGCTAATATTCATAATACATGTTTAAAAGATATATTTATGATAAAGAAATATAAAAAATTTTCTCCATTATTTTCTATTGGATTAGAACTGTTAATTAATAAATATTTACATAGTAATATAGATATTAATTTAAACAAACATTTTCATAAATTACAATTAAATAAGATATCTACTTTTACTGATAATGTTAATATAGGTTTTTCATGGAAATTTAATCCTGTTAAAGATAAAATTATAAATCTTTTTAAAAAAAGTAATAATAAACTTTTTTTAGAAAATTATGAAAGTTTTAATAAATATAAAAATATTAAAGATAAAATATTTTTTCATCCTAAAATTTTTAAATTATCTTCTACATCAAATGATTTTTTAAATGTTTTAATAAATAAAATTAGTAAAATAAAAAAAGATAAAATTTATCTTATAATTACAGGAAATATGAATAATCAATTAAAAAAAACAAAAAAAAATAAAATTATGTCTTTTAAAAGAGCTTTAGAAATTTCTAAATTTTTTGTAAATAATGGAATTTTAAAAAAAAATATTATTATACAAGGAATAAATAATATAGATTTAAAAAATAATATTATATTAAATAAATTTTTTACAGGGAAAAATTTATTAAATGATCCATATTTTGAAAATCAAAAAGTAAATATTGAATTAAAAATAAATTCTAAATAA
- a CDS encoding flagellar basal body P-ring protein FlgI, translated as MNILYKFRYIIIFIYIILINISYVSAEKINNLVYIKGSKDIQLIGYGLVVGLNGTGDQTLQTPFTYQSLNNMLIKFGLHTKNSKSIQTRNTAAVIVTAIISPFDCIGKKIDITVSSIGNATSLTGGTLLMTPLKNIDKKICAIAQGNILIKKKIKNKENNPNRKKIINGAILEKSISNNIYKNNNGKIFLKLIKKNKKILKKILKKINYYYPNIAYLIDKKTIKLYLPKKKNLQEKILRNILNVSISMKNKKFNYIKKNNQKKIKIFGNIYFH; from the coding sequence ATGAATATTTTATACAAATTTAGATATATTATAATATTTATATATATTATTTTAATAAATATATCTTATGTTTCTGCAGAAAAAATAAATAATCTTGTATATATTAAAGGAAGTAAAGATATACAACTTATAGGATATGGTTTAGTAGTAGGACTAAATGGAACTGGAGATCAAACATTACAAACACCTTTTACGTATCAATCATTAAATAATATGCTTATAAAATTTGGTCTTCATACTAAAAATAGTAAATCTATACAAACGAGAAACACCGCCGCGGTTATAGTTACAGCAATAATTTCACCATTTGATTGTATAGGGAAAAAAATTGATATTACTGTATCTTCTATTGGAAATGCAACTAGTCTAACTGGTGGAACATTACTCATGACTCCATTAAAAAATATAGATAAAAAAATTTGTGCTATAGCTCAAGGAAATATTCTAATAAAAAAAAAAATAAAAAACAAAGAAAATAATCCAAATCGAAAAAAAATTATCAACGGAGCTATTCTTGAAAAATCAATTTCAAATAATATTTATAAAAATAATAATGGGAAAATTTTTTTAAAATTAATAAAAAAAAACAAAAAAATATTAAAAAAAATTTTGAAAAAAATTAATTATTATTATCCTAATATTGCTTATTTAATAGATAAAAAAACTATAAAATTATATCTTCCAAAAAAAAAAAACTTACAAGAAAAAATTTTACGTAATATTCTGAATGTTTCAATTTCGATGAAAAATAAAAAATTTAATTATATAAAAAAAAATAATCAAAAAAAAATAAAAATTTTTGGGAATATTTATTTTCATTAA
- a CDS encoding flagellar basal body L-ring protein FlgH: protein MKSIYFFFKIVLLTILINFFIYNQSFSYNKKIKKNNIIQLNSKILNKNKKSKHNNQSWFNNYKNYSVGDTILVIFNEKNIFKNKVIKYLNKKSNNTIYATPLIRENFFLKKKKKTNDFNIKKKIYINNKMIFKISTTVIKILKNKYLKVLGKKKIIINNSIQTIKFRGIIDAKKINLNNSIHSSKVSNFIIQYIHKNIKKNILFFYIKKIIHFFF from the coding sequence ATGAAATCAATTTATTTTTTTTTTAAAATAGTTCTATTAACTATTTTAATTAATTTTTTTATATATAATCAATCATTTTCTTACAATAAAAAAATCAAGAAGAATAATATTATTCAATTAAATAGTAAAATATTAAATAAAAATAAAAAATCTAAACATAACAATCAATCATGGTTTAATAACTATAAAAATTATAGTGTTGGTGATACTATATTAGTAATATTTAATGAAAAAAACATTTTTAAAAACAAAGTTATAAAATATTTAAATAAAAAATCAAATAATACAATTTATGCAACTCCATTAATTAGAGAAAATTTTTTTTTAAAAAAAAAAAAAAAAACAAACGATTTTAACATCAAAAAAAAAATATATATAAATAATAAAATGATATTTAAAATATCAACTACAGTTATTAAAATTTTAAAAAACAAATATCTAAAAGTTTTAGGAAAAAAAAAAATTATTATTAATAATAGTATACAAACAATTAAATTTCGTGGAATTATTGATGCTAAAAAAATAAATTTAAATAATTCTATTCATTCCTCTAAAGTTTCTAATTTTATAATTCAATATATACATAAAAACATAAAAAAGAATATTTTATTCTTTTATATAAAAAAAATTATTCATTTTTTCTTTTAA
- a CDS encoding RluA family pseudouridine synthase: MNIINSFKKIIIIKKHMSEQRIDNFLFKTFKKLPKSMIYRSLRIGKIKINKKKVHPYYKLKINDNITFFSINIETKKKKINLSKSIIQLFIKNILFEDNDLIIFNKPYGFAVHGGSGISYGVIEIFRKIRSDLKFLELVHRIDKETSGILILSKKRSILKKMHINLREKKIYKEYLAILHGYWSKKNKIVKLPLLKKKNIKQKKKVCVHKEGKLAQTNFEIKKYLNNKTLVKIIPITGRTHQIRVHTAQFGHPIVFDNRYGKIEKKKKKIIKKNSRLLLHAFKVSFLHPRNNENFSITAPLDKKFQNCLKYFSKNIF; encoded by the coding sequence ATGAATATCATTAATTCTTTTAAAAAAATAATAATTATTAAAAAACATATGTCAGAACAAAGAATAGATAATTTTTTATTTAAAACTTTTAAAAAATTGCCAAAAAGTATGATATATAGAAGTTTAAGAATAGGTAAAATAAAAATAAACAAAAAAAAAGTACATCCATATTATAAGTTAAAAATTAATGATAATATTACATTTTTTTCTATTAATATTGAAACAAAAAAAAAAAAAATTAATTTATCAAAATCTATTATACAATTATTTATTAAAAATATCTTATTTGAAGACAATGATTTAATTATTTTTAATAAGCCTTATGGTTTCGCTGTACATGGAGGAAGCGGGATAAGTTATGGAGTAATTGAAATATTTAGAAAAATTCGTTCTGATTTAAAATTTCTTGAACTTGTACATAGAATTGATAAAGAAACTTCAGGAATATTAATTCTTTCAAAAAAACGTTCAATTTTAAAAAAAATGCATATAAATTTACGTGAAAAAAAAATATATAAAGAATATTTAGCTATTTTACATGGATATTGGTCTAAAAAAAATAAAATAGTTAAACTTCCATTATTAAAAAAAAAAAACATTAAACAAAAAAAAAAAGTTTGTGTTCATAAAGAAGGAAAATTAGCACAAACAAATTTTGAAATAAAAAAATATTTAAATAATAAAACATTAGTAAAAATTATACCAATCACAGGAAGAACACATCAAATTAGAGTTCATACTGCACAATTTGGACATCCTATTGTGTTTGATAACCGATATGGAAAAATAGAAAAAAAAAAAAAAAAAATTATTAAAAAAAATAGTAGATTATTGCTTCATGCATTTAAAGTTTCTTTTCTTCATCCCAGAAATAATGAAAATTTTTCTATTACAGCACCATTGGATAAAAAATTTCAAAATTGTTTAAAATATTTTTCAAAAAATATTTTTTAA
- a CDS encoding methyltransferase: MNKTVIKTFQISKEYKILKKNFQLFKNKTTIISGIIPSVFLKINIIKRFIFYVNYFNLYLKILKKNSKNVIFNNFNHKNKLSSYKQLIFFLTKNKKEFKLHLTFLLSHISKTCVIYVVGEKKCGINSISKIFSNYLIFKKIDYARTCSLYKAKIMKLPKFYLHKFINIYIWNNITIQSLPGVFGYKKIDTGSKLLISTFNKKINGKILDIGSGTGILSIALAKKNPLIKITLTDIYDAAIWCSKNNLIKNNLIGKVLFSDIYSHIKKRYDLIISNPPIHYNLKINLKILKKIIKNSKKHLKKKGELRIVISSFISLKYIINFNKINFKILLKNKSYTVIQITN; encoded by the coding sequence ATGAATAAAACAGTAATTAAAACATTTCAAATATCAAAAGAATACAAAATATTAAAAAAAAATTTTCAATTATTTAAAAACAAAACTACAATTATATCAGGAATAATACCTAGTGTTTTTTTAAAAATTAATATAATAAAAAGATTTATTTTTTATGTTAATTATTTTAATCTTTATCTTAAAATACTTAAAAAAAACAGTAAAAATGTTATTTTTAATAATTTTAACCATAAAAATAAATTATCTTCATATAAACAATTAATTTTTTTTTTAACAAAAAATAAAAAAGAATTTAAGTTACACTTAACATTTTTATTATCTCATATATCTAAAACTTGCGTGATATATGTTGTTGGTGAAAAAAAATGTGGAATTAATAGTATTAGTAAAATTTTTTCTAATTATTTAATATTTAAAAAAATAGATTATGCTAGAACATGTTCTTTATATAAAGCAAAAATAATGAAATTACCAAAATTTTATTTACATAAATTTATAAACATCTATATTTGGAATAATATAACTATTCAAAGTTTACCAGGAGTTTTTGGATATAAAAAAATTGATACTGGTAGTAAATTACTAATATCAACCTTTAATAAAAAAATCAATGGTAAAATATTAGATATTGGTTCAGGTACAGGAATTTTAAGTATAGCTCTAGCAAAAAAAAATCCATTAATAAAAATTACATTAACTGATATTTATGACGCGGCTATTTGGTGTAGTAAAAATAATCTCATAAAAAATAATTTAATTGGAAAAGTTTTATTTAGTGATATTTATTCACATATTAAAAAAAGATATGATCTGATTATATCTAATCCACCTATTCATTATAATTTAAAAATTAATTTAAAAATATTAAAAAAAATAATAAAAAATTCTAAAAAACATTTAAAAAAGAAAGGAGAATTACGAATAGTAATTAGTTCTTTTATTTCGTTAAAATATATTATTAATTTTAATAAAATTAATTTTAAAATTTTACTTAAAAATAAATCTTATACAGTAATACAAATTACTAATTAA